One Microcoleus sp. FACHB-672 genomic window, TTACATTCACTGTCCACCTCTACCTTTTGTGCCTAGCAACTGAAGCATACAAACGTTCGAGCTAGTTTTACCACAATCCAATGAGAGATTTTTGAAGAAATTCCGAATAACTCTAGCTGAGTTATAGAATTTTACACAAAAATCCTATAAAAAAACAACCCGGCCTAATAAAAAGGCTGAAGTCAACCTTCCTAGCCTTTTAAGAATTTCTTGTGTTCTTTGGCACAGCTAAATTTAATGCTGCTGTGTCTCTCCAGGCAGATGATTCAAGAGGGCAGCAGCGATAATTTGTTAAAAATGTCAAATATTCTAGAAATACAAGGATTAAGGTCATGTCAGACACCAGCAAGCGTGGTTTTGCCTCGATGGATCAAGACAAGCAGCGTGAGATCGCTAGCAAGGGCGGTCATGCAGCACATGAAAAAGGAACCGCGCACGAATTCTCATCTGAGGAGGCTAGAGAAGCTGGCCGCAAGGGTGGTGAAGCTGTAAGCAAAAATCGGGAACACATGGCTGCAATTGGCCGCGAAGGTGGCAAAAAAAGCCGCAAGAAAAGTAAGGAGTAATTACATTTGCAGCACAAGAATATTTCGCAAGCGCTGTCTATTGCTGATTTAAAATCTAGAATCAGTCATCCATAGAATTTATCCAAGCATTTCTTTAGGTTTTCTGACCTTGTCCTGTCCTTTAACAGCGCAGTGCTTACACCCGATGAACTCCAACCCCGGTTCAAAAACTGGGGTATTTTTTTGGCCGGCTAAATATCAATTGCTGGGTGCTCGCCATCTCATCCCACGTCGCACTCAGAGGTGTGATTAGATTGGTATTGCTGTCTCGCTGCCGGCATCGCCTGCGTCTGTATAGGGGCAACTGCCGGCCAGTATGAATGCAAGTCGCTATAAATCTAGAAACTAAAGTTTAGTCAAATGTCAGTATAGAATATTAAAAGAAGCTTTAAAGTTTTTGCCATTGCTATTTAAAATGATAATCATAGACAAAATTCACTGTAATATAAGATTAGCGTCCGCCCAGCAAAAAATATATTTTATTGTGTATTAATTGATACTAAAAAATTTTACAATAAACCTATTCTTCAGATAGAGAGTTGAATCAGAAACTAGCCGTTATTCTATTAAATAGAGATAGCAACTCACATTTAACAGCAAAATAGTTGGGAGGATTGCAATAGGGAATAAGTCAACCTCTGTTGTAAGTACCTCGTCTACTTGGCGCTTGGCATTCTCCCAAACTTTTTTTTCATTTTGAGAAACACAGAATGGCCATTGAAGAAACTTACAGCCAACAACGATTAACTTTATCTTGTTGTGATGATTACGCATCTGATGTTTGGGAATTGCCAGGGTTACCTCGTCACTGTCAAGCTAAGGAAATCTGGAAAGATATCAGTTTAGCCGGCTGCAAATATCAAGTAACCTCCGCAAAGAGAGACCTATCAAAGATCTAAAAGAAGAGTGAAGGAAAATGTTTGATTCTCAACCTGTAGATAAATTTAGCTTTTTTTATCCCCGGAGCCGTTACCAAGGCGAGTTTACCCCGCAACAGCTCGCTTTTAATGCAAATCTGCAAGAATTTTCTCAGAGAATTAGTTATATCTCTGCTTTAGAAACTGGCGGTAAAATTTCTCCAGAGCAAGCCTATCAAGATATCGAAAGCCTCTGGAAGGAATTAAAGCGCAGCAAGAAAGAGCTAATGTCTGATTAAATGACTCTATCCTGCTTGGAAATAGCCATTTTATTCAATTAGTT contains:
- a CDS encoding KGG domain-containing protein encodes the protein MSDTSKRGFASMDQDKQREIASKGGHAAHEKGTAHEFSSEEAREAGRKGGEAVSKNREHMAAIGREGGKKSRKKSKE